One stretch of Marinobacterium iners DNA includes these proteins:
- a CDS encoding aldehyde dehydrogenase family protein — MMHTTDTLDIQATAIWEAWNRRGFADRCQLLGPILEQLPAHAEAAATVRLAKQLLQDAAALEPVIALPGPTGESNELYLTGRGVVLVLGNEHSTHSLITCQLLAALACGNAVALHWPEQAEWSSALVDACHQSGVPKGALVLSEATSSKDLLQTPDLRLVISSGTPEQIIALNRTLAAQDGVLIQLVAETDTTNCPQLVSPDFLLRLVTEKTRTINTTAVGGNATLLELGSSAV; from the coding sequence ATGATGCACACCACCGATACACTGGATATTCAGGCAACCGCCATCTGGGAAGCATGGAACCGCCGTGGCTTTGCCGACCGCTGCCAACTGCTGGGACCGATACTGGAACAGCTGCCGGCACATGCCGAAGCGGCTGCCACCGTACGCCTGGCTAAGCAATTACTGCAGGATGCCGCGGCTTTGGAGCCTGTTATCGCCCTGCCAGGACCGACCGGCGAATCCAATGAACTGTACCTCACCGGACGCGGTGTGGTGCTGGTCTTGGGTAACGAACATAGCACACACTCCCTGATCACTTGCCAACTGCTGGCAGCACTGGCCTGCGGTAACGCCGTGGCCCTGCACTGGCCCGAGCAGGCAGAGTGGTCAAGCGCCCTGGTGGATGCCTGCCACCAGTCCGGTGTGCCCAAAGGCGCATTGGTGCTCAGCGAAGCGACCTCTTCCAAGGATCTGCTGCAAACACCAGACCTGCGACTGGTGATCAGCAGCGGAACGCCCGAGCAAATCATTGCACTCAACCGCACCTTGGCTGCTCAAGATGGTGTACTGATTCAACTGGTGGCCGAAACCGATACCACCAACTGCCCCCAGCTCGTAAGTCCTGATTTCCTGTTACGGCTGGTCACGGAAAAAACCCGTACCATTAACACCACCGCTGTCGGCGGCAATGCAACCCTGCTTGAGCTGGGCAGCAGTGCCGTGTGA
- a CDS encoding AraC family transcriptional regulator, with product MVNPYSIDHGNDGTHMNRSTQLISLPSSADQHDHHYHQLVFGLEGETEFELVGHSREVSIGHGCLVPCSTEHIFSGLGDNRILVVNLPAYSEDRQQQERVEQLFRSARYFNCPPQLQLLLRTLSREVESSPEDSLLLEACSNTLLCSLQRQLEYLPLPQPRGMAGRLNLELLDDYLELHIERRISVAELAGLFCLSSSQFFARFKTETGRTPQEYVSEYRLRAVRSALENSAAPIAQLAGRFGFCSQSALTRAFSQRFQISPAHYRRQHGQALPEDLAKQA from the coding sequence ATGGTTAACCCATACTCCATTGACCACGGCAATGACGGCACTCACATGAACCGATCGACACAACTGATCAGCCTGCCCAGTTCGGCAGACCAACACGACCATCATTACCACCAACTGGTTTTTGGGCTTGAAGGCGAAACGGAATTTGAGCTGGTAGGCCACAGCCGAGAAGTCAGCATCGGCCATGGCTGCCTGGTTCCCTGCTCGACCGAGCATATTTTCAGCGGACTGGGCGACAACCGCATTCTGGTCGTCAATCTGCCGGCATACAGTGAAGACCGTCAGCAGCAGGAGCGTGTCGAGCAGCTGTTCCGCAGTGCACGCTACTTCAACTGCCCACCGCAATTGCAGTTGCTCTTGCGCACCCTCAGCCGCGAGGTAGAAAGCAGCCCCGAAGACTCGCTGCTGCTTGAAGCCTGCAGCAACACACTGCTGTGCTCATTGCAGCGTCAGCTGGAATACCTTCCTCTGCCACAGCCTCGCGGCATGGCGGGACGACTCAACCTTGAGCTGCTGGATGATTACCTTGAACTGCATATTGAAAGGCGCATCAGCGTAGCCGAATTGGCAGGCCTGTTTTGTCTCAGCAGCAGCCAGTTTTTTGCCCGCTTCAAAACTGAAACAGGTCGCACACCGCAGGAATACGTCAGCGAGTACAGGCTGCGAGCTGTGCGCAGCGCCCTGGAAAACTCCGCGGCACCCATTGCACAACTTGCAGGGCGTTTCGGGTTTTGCAGCCAGAGCGCGTTGACTCGCGCATTCAGCCAGCGCTTCCAGATTTCACCGGCGCATTATCGGCGCCAACACGGCCAGGCTCTGCCGGAGGATTTGGCAAAACAAGCATAG
- the hemE gene encoding uroporphyrinogen decarboxylase, giving the protein MAELKNDRFLRALLREPVDVTPVWMMRQAGRYLPEYRATRAQAGDFLSLCKNRELACEVTLQPLERYDLDAAILFSDILTIPDAMGLGLYFEQGEGPRFKKIIRTEKDVAELPIPDAATDLDYVMAAVKEIRGALSGRVPLIGFSGSPWTLATYMVEGGSSKDFRHIKQMMYATPEVMHALLDKLAQSVTTYLNEQIRSGAQAVQIFDTWGGVLSGPMYQEFSLKYMKQIVDGLIREHEGRRVPVILFTKNGGQWLEVMAEAGADALGLDWTTNIDDARRRVGDRIALQGNMDPSVLYAPADRIRAEVADILQRFGSGNGHVFNLGHGIHQFVDPESAKVFVDAVHELSAQYHR; this is encoded by the coding sequence ATGGCTGAACTGAAAAATGATCGCTTCCTGCGGGCGCTGCTGCGTGAGCCGGTCGATGTGACACCGGTCTGGATGATGCGACAGGCAGGGCGATATCTGCCGGAATACCGTGCCACCCGGGCGCAGGCCGGAGACTTTCTGAGTCTGTGCAAAAATCGTGAGCTGGCCTGTGAAGTGACACTGCAGCCGTTGGAGCGTTACGATCTGGATGCGGCCATCCTGTTTTCCGATATCCTCACTATCCCCGATGCCATGGGTCTGGGGCTCTACTTTGAGCAGGGTGAAGGCCCGCGTTTCAAGAAGATCATCCGAACCGAGAAGGATGTGGCCGAGCTGCCGATCCCCGATGCCGCCACCGATCTGGACTACGTCATGGCAGCCGTGAAAGAGATTCGTGGCGCTCTGTCCGGTCGTGTACCGCTGATCGGTTTTTCCGGCAGCCCCTGGACGCTGGCGACTTACATGGTTGAGGGCGGTTCCAGCAAGGATTTCCGCCATATCAAGCAGATGATGTATGCCACGCCCGAGGTGATGCATGCGCTGCTGGACAAGCTGGCGCAGTCGGTAACTACCTACTTGAATGAGCAGATCCGCAGTGGCGCTCAGGCGGTACAGATCTTCGATACCTGGGGTGGTGTGCTCAGCGGCCCCATGTATCAGGAATTTTCGCTCAAATACATGAAGCAGATCGTTGATGGCCTGATTCGTGAACACGAAGGCCGTCGTGTGCCGGTGATTCTATTCACCAAAAATGGCGGGCAGTGGCTTGAAGTGATGGCCGAAGCAGGTGCCGATGCTTTGGGCCTGGATTGGACCACCAATATCGATGATGCCCGTCGCCGCGTTGGTGACCGTATTGCGCTGCAGGGCAATATGGACCCAAGCGTGCTGTATGCGCCGGCTGATCGTATTCGCGCCGAGGTGGCGGATATTTTGCAGCGCTTTGGTTCTGGCAATGGTCATGTGTTCAACCTGGGGCACGGCATTCATCAGTTTGTTGATCCGGAAAGTGCCAAGGTGTTTGTGGATGCGGTGCACGAGTTGAGTGCCCAGTATCACCGCTAA
- the putA gene encoding bifunctional proline dehydrogenase/L-glutamate gamma-semialdehyde dehydrogenase PutA, whose protein sequence is MFKAIDALHPGYIEQPLETLQAQISPLYAIDEGQWLRELMPLAEPTRDQISSTEATATRLIEQVRADDGAIHMIDALLLEYSLDTREGILLMCLAEALMRVPDAETADALIRDKLSVADWKSHLKHSDSVLVNASTWGLLLTGKVVTLDEREDGTPSGVINRLVNRLGEPLIRKVMQQAMKIMGHQFVLGRDIDEAMKRGSDFRQKGYTYSFDMLGEAALTRADAAKYLNDYSNAINFVGNYQDKKAKGPKPSVSIKLSALHPRYEPGQEEQVMQQLFETVLKLIRQARALDVAITIDAEEADRLELSLELFQKLYQHPDCQGWGGFGLVVQAYSKRALPVLVWLAALAKQQGDLIPLRLVKGAYWDSEIKLCQQKGLDGYPVYTRKEATDVSYLACARFLLSNHVKGLIWPQFASHNAHTVAAIMTEAQHNQFEFQRLHGMGDALYDRVLEQAGVAVRIYAPVGNHKDLLPYLVRRLLENGANSSFVHRLVDARCPISDLVEHPWQTLNKRDPLHNPRIPLPRHIYGDKRLNSRGPNIDIAAEWQPFSADIQRWLNHQWQGGPIINGQRLTTGTEIQVKAPYDHRISAGQVYFADSTCVEQAIAAAQDGVQSWQQTPVGVRTQALMRLGDLLEEHLAELVALCHQEAGKTIQDGIDEVREAVDFCRYYSLQADQLFSTPLERTLADGSHCQMIRNGRGVFVCISPWNFPLAIFLGQITAALAAGNTVIAKPAEQTSLIASRAIELMLEAGIPGSAIQLLPGDGATVGAPLTSDPRIAGVAFTGSTETARLINRALAGCNAEPVPLIAETGGQNAMIIDSTSLPEQVVKDAVQSAFVSAGQRCSALRVLCVQSDIADRIIDLLQGAMAELKTGNPCLHRTDVGPVIDAEAQQGLLSYIDQMQSHAKLLAQTPLHADADQGTFVPPTAFEIDSIERLGREQFGPIMHLVRYKARDLDRLIDQINHCGYGLTLGIHSRNEGTAAHIESRARVGNTYINRNQVGATVGVQPFGGQGLSGTGPKAGGPHYLLRFTQLATAATPKAEEE, encoded by the coding sequence ATGTTCAAAGCGATTGATGCCCTGCATCCGGGATACATCGAGCAGCCATTGGAAACGCTCCAGGCGCAGATCTCCCCGCTTTATGCCATCGACGAGGGCCAATGGCTGCGTGAGCTGATGCCACTCGCCGAGCCGACCCGCGATCAGATCAGCAGCACCGAAGCCACCGCCACCCGCCTGATTGAGCAGGTGCGTGCCGATGATGGCGCCATCCATATGATCGATGCCCTGTTGCTGGAATACAGTCTGGACACCCGCGAAGGAATCCTGTTGATGTGTCTGGCTGAAGCACTGATGCGGGTACCTGACGCCGAGACAGCCGACGCCCTGATCCGCGACAAGCTCAGTGTCGCCGACTGGAAAAGCCACCTTAAGCATTCGGACTCCGTACTGGTCAACGCTTCCACTTGGGGTCTGTTGCTGACCGGCAAGGTCGTAACGCTGGACGAACGCGAAGACGGCACACCGTCCGGTGTCATCAACCGTCTGGTCAATCGCCTCGGCGAGCCTCTGATCCGCAAGGTCATGCAACAGGCGATGAAGATCATGGGGCATCAGTTCGTACTCGGCCGCGATATCGATGAAGCCATGAAACGCGGCAGCGACTTTCGCCAAAAGGGCTACACCTATTCCTTCGACATGCTCGGCGAAGCGGCACTGACCCGAGCCGATGCAGCCAAATACCTGAACGATTACAGCAACGCCATCAATTTTGTCGGCAACTATCAGGACAAAAAAGCCAAGGGACCCAAGCCCAGCGTATCGATCAAACTGTCCGCCCTGCACCCTCGCTACGAGCCCGGCCAGGAAGAGCAGGTTATGCAGCAACTGTTCGAGACTGTGCTCAAGCTGATTCGTCAGGCACGGGCACTGGATGTCGCGATCACCATCGATGCCGAAGAGGCCGACCGACTTGAGCTGTCGCTGGAACTGTTCCAGAAGCTGTATCAACATCCTGACTGCCAGGGCTGGGGCGGCTTCGGACTGGTTGTGCAGGCTTACTCCAAGCGAGCGCTGCCGGTGCTCGTCTGGCTAGCCGCACTGGCGAAACAGCAAGGCGACCTGATACCGCTTCGCCTGGTCAAGGGCGCCTACTGGGACTCTGAAATCAAGCTGTGCCAGCAGAAAGGTCTTGACGGTTACCCGGTCTACACCCGCAAGGAGGCCACCGACGTATCCTATTTGGCCTGCGCGCGCTTTCTGCTCAGCAACCACGTCAAAGGCCTGATCTGGCCACAGTTTGCCAGCCACAATGCACACACCGTTGCGGCCATCATGACCGAAGCGCAGCACAATCAGTTCGAATTCCAGCGCTTGCATGGCATGGGTGATGCTCTGTATGACCGAGTACTGGAACAGGCTGGTGTTGCGGTACGCATCTACGCACCGGTTGGCAATCACAAAGACCTGCTGCCCTATCTGGTGCGTCGCCTGCTGGAAAACGGCGCCAACAGTTCATTCGTACACCGACTGGTTGATGCTCGCTGCCCTATCAGCGATCTGGTAGAGCACCCCTGGCAGACCCTGAACAAGCGTGATCCGCTGCATAACCCACGCATCCCGCTGCCACGTCACATCTACGGTGACAAGCGCCTGAACTCACGCGGCCCGAACATCGATATTGCCGCTGAATGGCAACCGTTCAGTGCCGACATTCAACGTTGGCTCAACCACCAGTGGCAGGGAGGGCCGATCATCAATGGCCAGCGCCTGACGACCGGCACCGAAATTCAGGTAAAAGCACCCTATGATCACCGCATCAGCGCCGGCCAGGTATACTTTGCCGACAGCACCTGCGTAGAACAGGCGATTGCCGCCGCACAGGACGGCGTTCAATCATGGCAACAAACCCCGGTGGGGGTCCGCACACAGGCATTGATGCGACTGGGAGATTTGCTGGAAGAGCATCTGGCTGAGCTGGTTGCCCTGTGCCATCAGGAAGCGGGCAAAACCATCCAGGACGGGATTGACGAAGTGCGTGAAGCGGTGGACTTCTGCCGCTATTACAGCCTGCAGGCCGACCAGCTCTTCAGCACCCCTCTTGAGCGCACCCTCGCCGACGGCAGCCACTGCCAAATGATCCGCAACGGCCGGGGTGTGTTTGTCTGTATCAGCCCCTGGAACTTCCCGCTGGCCATTTTCCTCGGCCAGATTACAGCTGCACTGGCTGCCGGCAACACGGTCATCGCCAAGCCCGCCGAACAGACCAGTCTGATCGCAAGCCGTGCCATCGAACTGATGCTTGAAGCCGGTATCCCCGGCAGCGCCATTCAACTGCTGCCCGGCGATGGCGCCACGGTCGGCGCCCCCCTGACAAGCGATCCTCGCATCGCCGGTGTCGCCTTTACCGGTTCCACCGAAACCGCTCGGCTGATCAATCGCGCTCTGGCCGGATGCAATGCCGAACCGGTCCCGCTGATTGCCGAGACCGGCGGCCAAAATGCCATGATCATTGACTCGACGTCACTGCCCGAACAGGTGGTGAAGGATGCCGTGCAGTCCGCTTTCGTATCGGCAGGTCAGCGCTGTTCGGCTCTGCGCGTACTCTGTGTACAGAGCGATATCGCCGATCGCATCATCGACCTGCTGCAGGGTGCCATGGCCGAGCTGAAAACCGGCAATCCCTGCTTGCACCGCACCGATGTCGGTCCTGTCATTGATGCCGAAGCGCAGCAGGGGTTGCTGAGCTATATCGATCAGATGCAGAGCCATGCCAAACTGCTGGCTCAGACGCCGCTGCACGCAGACGCGGATCAGGGCACCTTCGTACCGCCCACTGCTTTTGAGATCGACTCCATCGAACGACTGGGCCGCGAGCAATTCGGTCCGATCATGCACCTGGTACGCTATAAAGCCCGTGACCTGGACAGGCTGATCGATCAAATCAACCACTGCGGCTATGGTCTCACGCTCGGCATTCACAGTCGTAACGAAGGTACTGCAGCACATATCGAGTCGCGTGCACGCGTCGGCAATACCTACATCAACCGCAACCAGGTCGGCGCCACCGTCGGCGTACAACCGTTCGGCGGGCAAGGTCTGTCCGGTACGGGTCCAAAGGCCGGTGGCCCGCACTATCTGCTACGCTTTACTCAACTGGCTACGGCAGCCACGCCCAAGGCGGAGGAAGAATGA
- the can gene encoding carbonate dehydratase yields the protein MKKLSTLFTNNRNWSDRIREQDPQFFPTLASQQAPEYLWIGCSDSRVPANEIVDLLPGELFVHRNVSNIVVHTDMNCLSVLQYAVEVLKVKHVMVVGHYGCGGVRAAMEQRPHGLIDNWLRNIRDVYYKHRALVGVWKDTPQQIDQLCELNVIEQAYNVCNTTVVQDAWNRGQELSVHGWIYSLKNGRLTDLEFCAEGSESAQSELQGAQNRIEAARAFS from the coding sequence ATGAAGAAACTGTCGACGCTTTTTACCAATAACCGCAACTGGTCTGATCGCATCCGGGAGCAGGACCCTCAGTTCTTTCCCACGCTGGCCAGTCAGCAAGCGCCCGAGTACCTCTGGATCGGCTGCTCCGACAGTCGTGTTCCGGCCAACGAGATCGTTGATCTGTTGCCCGGCGAGCTGTTTGTTCACCGTAATGTCTCCAATATCGTGGTGCATACCGACATGAATTGCCTGTCTGTGCTGCAGTACGCAGTGGAGGTACTGAAGGTGAAGCATGTAATGGTGGTGGGGCACTATGGTTGTGGTGGTGTGCGCGCCGCGATGGAGCAGCGGCCACATGGTCTGATTGACAACTGGCTGCGCAATATTCGCGATGTGTACTACAAGCACCGTGCGCTGGTCGGTGTCTGGAAGGATACGCCGCAGCAGATCGATCAGTTGTGCGAGCTGAACGTGATTGAGCAGGCCTATAACGTCTGTAACACTACTGTGGTGCAGGATGCATGGAATCGTGGTCAGGAGCTGAGTGTGCATGGCTGGATTTACAGCCTTAAGAACGGTCGCCTGACCGATCTTGAATTTTGCGCCGAGGGGTCTGAAAGTGCCCAGAGTGAGTTGCAGGGAGCACAGAACAGGATCGAAGCGGCCCGCGCCTTCAGCTGA
- a CDS encoding YeiH family protein gives MFVTLLSRHYLFTGLALAFFLTLTALSLVQMPLPIFPLLGPLTLAMLLGMAAGHCSRSDFTQQAERGLQFSRHYLLRAGIILYGLRISLDDLSTAGWGALLIDAIVVTTILLTAAWAGVRWFRLDVPTALLIGAGSAICGAAAVLATAPALRARNQAVPVAIATVVLFGSAAMLLYPWLFTQTWVMTLLDGSARDFGRLVGATTHEVAQVTAIAATLPADGAHTAVVTKLMRVMLLVPVLLVLSRLFQHRTENSETPSLTIPWFALVFMLLPLVNSLELIPAAILTWLHQLDQLLLGMAMTALGFATRISAIRAAGWRPLALGALLFVLLLTGGALLTLLIS, from the coding sequence ATGTTTGTTACTCTGCTCAGTCGACATTATCTATTTACAGGCCTGGCACTGGCCTTTTTTCTAACATTGACCGCCCTGTCGCTGGTCCAAATGCCGCTGCCAATATTCCCCCTGCTGGGTCCACTGACACTGGCCATGTTACTGGGTATGGCAGCAGGCCACTGCAGCCGTTCGGATTTCACCCAGCAGGCCGAACGCGGCCTGCAATTTTCCCGTCACTACCTGCTGCGAGCTGGCATTATCCTCTATGGACTGCGCATCAGCCTGGATGACCTCAGCACTGCCGGTTGGGGGGCTCTGCTGATTGATGCAATTGTGGTCACGACCATCCTGCTCACGGCGGCCTGGGCCGGGGTGCGCTGGTTTCGACTCGACGTACCGACAGCCCTGCTGATCGGCGCCGGCAGCGCCATTTGTGGTGCTGCTGCCGTTCTGGCCACGGCGCCAGCCCTGCGCGCGCGCAACCAGGCCGTACCTGTCGCCATTGCAACGGTTGTATTGTTTGGGTCAGCGGCCATGCTGCTGTACCCCTGGCTGTTTACACAAACCTGGGTAATGACGCTGCTTGATGGTTCGGCACGGGACTTTGGCCGCCTTGTTGGGGCCACTACACATGAGGTCGCACAGGTTACCGCCATAGCCGCTACGTTACCTGCGGATGGCGCTCACACGGCTGTGGTTACCAAGCTGATGCGTGTGATGCTGCTGGTACCGGTTCTGCTGGTTCTGAGTCGTCTGTTTCAGCATCGGACAGAGAACAGCGAAACACCGAGCCTGACCATCCCCTGGTTTGCGCTGGTTTTCATGCTGCTGCCGCTGGTGAACAGTCTTGAGCTGATACCAGCCGCCATACTGACATGGCTCCACCAGCTGGACCAGCTGCTGCTGGGGATGGCGATGACCGCTCTGGGATTTGCAACCCGGATCAGTGCGATTCGGGCTGCCGGCTGGCGCCCACTGGCGCTGGGCGCTCTGCTGTTTGTGTTGCTGCTGACAGGGGGTGCCCTGCTGACGCTGTTGATCAGCTGA